One part of the Bradyrhizobium sp. CB1650 genome encodes these proteins:
- a CDS encoding M10 family metallopeptidase C-terminal domain-containing protein: protein MATAVTVSKTNNADIDGLLSGYKWSGTITYSFPDAPSDYANPYSGGDSEPTTSGFASAPSQMQAAINYAIRLINGYTNANIQYAGTDGADIMIAQSPAANPTSYAYYPGNYAPGGDIWFGTNYDYTQAKLGNYYFTTALHELGHAVGLKHSQETGGIANVAVPTAHDDSEYTVMSYRSYVGASTTAGYSNEAYGYPQTYMANDILALQTLYGANYTTQSGSTVYTWSPTTGQEFINGVGQLAPGGGAGGSANRIYEAVWDGGGVDTYDLSNYTTNLSINLNPGASSVFSSTQLANLGYGHYAAGNVYNAYLYNDDARSYIDNATGGSGNDTIIGNAIANILNGGSGNDTINGGGGNDTIIGGAGTDTAMYSGSEASYAISYNSATQTFMIVDQRPGSPDGTDTVSGVEYFGFADATIASSAFVAPITIESLGSTSLIQYGGNYYLDPVAGGTGPELKYYGSPVAVGQFGSTVPIGVEATASGYEMAWKVTGADLYSVWTTDSTGKYLSNTNLVNGFVSGADPALQALETSFQQDLNGDGRIGLIPAVAEANGSTRLTEIADHFYLYDSNGVGPSLKIYGTDYVQGQFGGWAPISAEQTSSGYEVAWKLAGADQYSVWTTDSTGHYLSNTALVNGFVTGADPALQALETSFQQDLNGDGHIGLVSTVIEANGSTSLVQYGGNYYLNPVAGGTGPELKYYGSPVAVGQFGSTVPIGVEATASGYEMAWKVTGADLYSVWTTDSTGKYLSNTNLVNGFVSGADPALQALETSFQQDLNGDGHIGLVSTVIEANGSTSLVQYGGNYYLNPVAGGTGPELKYYGSPVAVGQFGSTVPIGVEATASGYEMAWKVTGADLYSVWTTDSTGKYLSNTNLVNGFVSGADPALQALETSFQQDLNGDGRIGLIPAVAEANGSTRLTEIADHFYLYDSNGVGPSLKIYGTDYVQGQFGGWAPISAEQTSSGYEVAWKLAGADQYSVWTTDSTGHYLSNTALVNGFVTGADPALQALETSFQQDLNGDGLLGPSAHQQQGGHLNDGHFFFV, encoded by the coding sequence TTGGCTACCGCTGTCACCGTCAGTAAGACCAACAACGCAGATATCGATGGGCTGTTGTCGGGCTACAAATGGTCCGGCACGATTACCTACAGCTTCCCGGACGCGCCCAGCGACTATGCCAACCCCTATAGCGGCGGCGACAGCGAGCCGACCACCTCTGGCTTTGCTTCGGCACCCAGCCAGATGCAGGCGGCGATCAACTATGCGATCAGGCTGATCAACGGCTACACCAACGCCAATATCCAGTACGCCGGCACCGACGGCGCCGATATCATGATCGCGCAGTCGCCGGCGGCCAATCCGACTTCCTACGCCTACTACCCCGGCAACTACGCGCCCGGCGGCGATATTTGGTTCGGGACCAATTACGACTACACGCAAGCGAAGCTCGGCAATTACTATTTCACGACGGCGCTGCACGAGCTCGGCCACGCCGTCGGCCTCAAGCACAGCCAGGAGACGGGCGGCATCGCAAACGTCGCGGTGCCGACCGCGCATGACGACAGCGAATACACCGTCATGAGCTACCGCAGCTATGTCGGCGCTTCGACGACCGCCGGCTACAGCAATGAAGCTTACGGATATCCGCAGACCTACATGGCCAACGATATCCTCGCGCTCCAGACGCTGTACGGCGCGAACTACACGACCCAGAGCGGGAGCACGGTCTATACCTGGAGCCCGACCACGGGGCAGGAGTTCATCAACGGTGTCGGACAGCTCGCGCCGGGCGGCGGCGCCGGTGGCTCGGCTAACCGCATCTATGAGGCGGTCTGGGATGGCGGCGGCGTCGATACCTATGATCTGTCGAACTACACGACGAACCTGAGCATCAACCTCAATCCCGGCGCCTCGTCGGTATTCTCCTCCACACAACTGGCCAATCTCGGCTACGGCCACTATGCGGCGGGTAACGTCTACAACGCCTACCTCTACAACGACGACGCGCGCTCCTACATCGACAACGCCACCGGCGGCTCGGGCAACGACACGATCATCGGCAACGCCATCGCCAACATCCTGAACGGCGGCTCCGGCAACGATACGATTAATGGCGGCGGCGGCAACGACACGATCATTGGCGGCGCGGGGACGGATACGGCGATGTATTCGGGCAGCGAAGCAAGCTACGCCATTTCCTACAATTCGGCGACGCAGACCTTCATGATTGTCGACCAGCGTCCCGGCTCACCTGATGGCACCGATACCGTGTCGGGGGTGGAATATTTCGGCTTTGCCGACGCCACGATTGCGAGCTCGGCATTTGTGGCGCCGATCACGATAGAGTCGCTTGGGTCGACGAGTCTGATTCAATATGGAGGCAATTACTATCTCGACCCGGTTGCAGGAGGGACGGGTCCCGAGCTGAAGTACTATGGTTCTCCGGTTGCTGTTGGCCAATTTGGATCCACGGTGCCGATCGGAGTCGAGGCGACTGCGTCCGGCTACGAGATGGCGTGGAAGGTTACGGGCGCGGATCTGTACTCAGTATGGACGACCGACAGCACGGGAAAATACCTGTCGAATACCAATCTCGTGAACGGATTCGTGTCTGGAGCTGATCCCGCTCTGCAGGCGCTCGAGACGAGCTTCCAGCAGGACCTGAACGGGGACGGACGCATCGGGCTTATCCCCGCCGTGGCGGAGGCGAACGGATCAACGCGTCTCACCGAGATTGCGGATCACTTCTACCTGTATGACAGCAATGGGGTGGGACCCTCGCTGAAGATTTACGGTACGGATTATGTACAGGGGCAGTTTGGCGGTTGGGCACCGATCAGCGCGGAGCAGACGAGCAGTGGATATGAGGTTGCCTGGAAGCTTGCTGGCGCTGATCAGTACTCGGTGTGGACGACTGACAGCACGGGACACTACCTCTCGAACACGGCTCTCGTGAACGGCTTCGTGACTGGAGCTGATCCCGCTCTGCAGGCGCTGGAGACGAGTTTCCAGCAGGACCTGAACGGGGACGGGCACATCGGGCTTGTTTCCACTGTTATCGAAGCGAACGGATCAACGAGTCTGGTTCAATATGGGGGCAACTACTATCTCAACCCGGTTGCAGGAGGGACGGGTCCCGAGCTGAAGTACTATGGTTCTCCGGTTGCTGTTGGCCAATTTGGATCCACGGTGCCGATCGGAGTCGAGGCGACTGCGTCCGGCTACGAGATGGCGTGGAAGGTTACGGGCGCGGATCTGTACTCAGTATGGACGACCGACAGCACGGGAAAATACCTGTCGAATACCAATCTCGTGAACGGATTCGTGTCTGGAGCTGATCCCGCTCTGCAGGCGCTCGAGACGAGCTTCCAGCAGGATCTGAACGGGGACGGGCACATCGGGCTTGTTTCCACTGTTATCGAAGCGAACGGATCAACGAGTCTGGTTCAATATGGGGGCAACTACTATCTCAACCCGGTTGCAGGAGGGACGGGTCCCGAGCTGAAGTACTATGGTTCTCCGGTTGCTGTTGGCCAATTTGGATCCACGGTGCCGATCGGAGTCGAGGCGACTGCGTCCGGCTACGAGATGGCGTGGAAGGTTACGGGCGCGGATCTGTACTCAGTATGGACGACCGACAGCACGGGAAAATACCTGTCGAATACCAATCTCGTGAACGGATTCGTGTCTGGAGCTGATCCCGCTCTGCAGGCGCTCGAGACGAGCTTCCAGCAGGACCTGAACGGGGACGGACGCATCGGGCTTATCCCCGCCGTGGCGGAGGCGAACGGATCAACGCGTCTCACCGAGATTGCGGATCACTTCTACCTGTATGACAGCAATGGGGTGGGACCCTCGCTGAAGATTTACGGTACGGATTATGTACAGGGGCAGTTTGGCGGTTGGGCACCGATCAGCGCGGAGCAGACGAGCAGTGGATATGAGGTTGCCTGGAAGCTTGCTGGCGCTGATCAGTACTCGGTGTGGACGACTGACAGCACGGGACACTACCTCTCGAACACGGCTCTCGTGAACGGCTTCGTGACTGGAGCTGATCCCGCTCTGCAGGCGCTGGAGACGAGTTTTCAGCAGGACTTAAACGGAGATGGGCTCCTCGGACCTTCGGCACATCAGCAGCAAGGCGGCCATTTGAATGATGGTCATTTCTTTTTCGTGTAA